In Mycobacterium tuberculosis H37Rv, a single window of DNA contains:
- the frdB gene encoding fumarate reductase iron-sulfur subunit (fumarate dehydrogenase (fumaric hydrogenase)) has translation MMDRIVMEVSRYRPEIESAPTFQAYEVPLTREWAVLDGLTYIKDHLDGTLSFRWSCRMGICGSSGMTINGDPKLACATFLADYLPGPVRVEPMRNFPVIRDLVVDISDFMAKLPSVKPWLVRHDEPPVEDGEYRQTPAELDAFKQFSMCINCMLCYSACPVYALDPDFLGPAAIALGQRYNLDSRDQGAADRRDVLAAADGAWACTLVGECSTACPKGVDPAGAIQRYKLTAATHALKKLLFPWGGG, from the coding sequence ATGATGGATCGAATTGTCATGGAGGTCTCCCGGTATCGGCCCGAGATCGAATCGGCCCCGACATTTCAGGCCTACGAGGTTCCCCTCACCCGCGAATGGGCGGTGTTGGACGGCCTGACCTACATCAAGGATCACCTCGACGGAACACTCTCCTTCCGCTGGTCGTGCCGGATGGGTATCTGCGGCAGTAGTGGTATGACGATCAACGGCGACCCAAAGCTGGCGTGCGCGACATTCCTTGCCGATTACCTACCCGGGCCGGTGCGGGTGGAGCCGATGCGAAACTTCCCGGTGATCCGCGATCTCGTTGTCGACATCAGTGACTTCATGGCCAAGCTGCCCAGTGTGAAGCCGTGGCTCGTCCGGCATGATGAACCGCCCGTCGAAGACGGCGAATACCGGCAGACCCCGGCCGAACTCGATGCATTCAAGCAGTTCAGCATGTGTATCAACTGCATGTTGTGCTACTCGGCGTGCCCGGTGTACGCGCTGGACCCCGACTTCCTCGGTCCGGCGGCGATCGCGCTGGGGCAGCGGTACAACCTGGACTCGCGCGACCAAGGTGCGGCGGATCGCAGGGATGTCCTGGCCGCGGCCGACGGCGCTTGGGCGTGCACCCTGGTGGGCGAATGTTCGACGGCTTGTCCGAAAGGCGTCGATCCTGCCGGCGCGATCCAGCGCTACAAGCTGACCGCGGCCACGCACGCGCTGAAGAAGTTGCTGTTCCCTTGGGGGGGCGGATGA
- the frdC gene encoding fumarate reductase membrane anchor subunit (fumarate dehydrogenase (fumaric hydrogenase)), translated as MSAYRQPVERYWWARRRSYLRFMLREISCIFVAWFVLYLMLVLRAVGAGGNSYQRFLDFSANPVVVVLNVVALSFLLLHAVTWFGSAPRAMVIQVRGRRVPARAVLAGHYAAWLVVSVIVAWMVLS; from the coding sequence ATGAGCGCCTATCGCCAGCCGGTCGAAAGATACTGGTGGGCGAGGCGGCGTTCTTACCTGCGATTCATGCTTCGCGAAATCAGTTGCATCTTCGTGGCCTGGTTTGTTCTCTATCTGATGCTGGTATTGCGCGCCGTTGGCGCGGGCGGGAATTCCTACCAGCGGTTTTTGGACTTCAGCGCCAATCCGGTTGTCGTAGTGCTGAACGTCGTCGCGTTGAGTTTCCTGCTGCTGCATGCTGTTACCTGGTTCGGATCGGCACCGCGCGCGATGGTGATTCAGGTTCGCGGCCGCCGGGTACCCGCTCGCGCGGTCCTTGCTGGGCACTACGCGGCATGGCTGGTGGTTTCGGTGATCGTTGCCTGGATGGTGCTGTCATGA
- the frdD gene encoding fumarate reductase membrane anchor subunit (fumarate dehydrogenase (fumaric hydrogenase)): MTPSTSDARSRRRSAEPFLWLLFSAGGMVTALVAPVLLLLFGLAFPLGWLDAPDHGHLLAMVRNPITKLVVLVLVVLALFHAAHRFRFVLDHGLQLGRFDRVIALWCYGMAVLGSATAGWMLLTM; this comes from the coding sequence ATGACTCCCTCGACATCGGATGCCAGGTCGCGCCGACGCTCGGCGGAGCCCTTCCTGTGGCTGCTGTTCAGCGCCGGGGGCATGGTCACCGCCCTGGTTGCGCCCGTCCTGCTGTTGCTGTTCGGACTCGCGTTTCCGCTCGGGTGGCTCGACGCGCCCGACCACGGGCACCTACTGGCGATGGTGCGCAACCCGATCACCAAGCTTGTTGTGCTGGTCCTGGTGGTACTGGCCCTGTTCCATGCGGCGCACCGGTTCCGGTTCGTGCTCGACCATGGGCTGCAACTGGGCCGGTTCGACCGAGTGATCGCCCTGTGGTGTTACGGCATGGCCGTGTTGGGCTCGGCGACGGCGGGTTGGATGTTGCTCACTATGTAA
- a CDS encoding HTH-type transcriptional regulator has product MVGAVTQIADRPTDPSPWSPRETELLAVTLRLLQEHGYDRLTVDAVAASARASKATVYRRWPSKAELVLAAFIEGIRQVAVPPNTGNLRDDLLRLGELICREVGQHASTIRAVLVEVSRNPALNDVLQHQFVDHRKALIQYILQQAVDRGEISSAAISDELWDLLPGYLIFRSIIPNRPPTQDTVQALVDDVILPSLTRSTG; this is encoded by the coding sequence ATGGTAGGCGCTGTGACCCAGATAGCGGATCGGCCTACAGACCCCTCGCCCTGGTCGCCGCGAGAGACCGAGTTACTGGCGGTGACACTACGGCTGCTGCAGGAGCACGGTTATGACCGGCTAACAGTGGATGCCGTTGCGGCGAGCGCCCGCGCCAGCAAGGCAACGGTCTACCGGCGCTGGCCGTCGAAAGCCGAATTGGTGCTGGCCGCGTTCATCGAGGGCATCCGCCAGGTCGCGGTCCCGCCCAATACCGGCAACCTGCGCGACGACTTGCTGCGACTGGGGGAGCTGATCTGTCGGGAGGTGGGCCAACACGCCAGCACCATCCGCGCGGTGCTCGTCGAAGTGTCGCGCAATCCTGCCCTCAACGACGTTTTGCAGCATCAGTTCGTCGACCACCGTAAGGCCCTGATCCAGTACATCTTGCAGCAGGCCGTCGACCGCGGTGAGATCTCCAGCGCGGCCATCAGCGATGAACTCTGGGACCTGCTACCCGGCTACCTCATCTTCCGGTCCATCATCCCCAACCGGCCGCCCACCCAGGACACGGTGCAAGCCCTCGTCGACGACGTGATACTCCCCAGCCTCACCCGATCCACCGGTTGA
- the mmpL6 gene encoding transmembrane transport protein MmpL6, with product MQGISVTGLVKRGWMVRSVFDTIDGIDQLGEQLASVTVTLDKLAAIQPQLVALLPDEIASQQINRELALANYATMSGIYAQTAALIENAAAMGQAFDAAKNDDSFYLPPEAFDNPDFQRGLKLFLSADGKAARMIISHEGDPATPEGISHIDAIKQAAHEAVKGTPMAGAGIYLAGTAATFKDIQDGATYDLLIAGIAALSLILLIMMIITRSLVAALVIVGTVALSLGASFGLSVLVWQHLLGIQLYWIVLALAVILLLAVGSDYNLLLISRFKEEIGAGLNTGIIRAMAGTGGVVTAAGLVFAATMSSFVFSDLRVLGQIGTTIGLGLLFDTLVVRAFMTPSIAVLLGRWFWWPQRVRPRPASRMLRPYGPRPVVRELLLREGNDDPRTQVATHR from the coding sequence GTGCAGGGGATTTCAGTGACTGGCCTGGTCAAACGCGGCTGGATGGTGAGATCCGTCTTTGACACGATCGACGGTATCGACCAACTCGGCGAGCAGCTGGCCAGCGTGACCGTAACCTTGGACAAGTTGGCTGCGATCCAGCCTCAATTGGTGGCGCTGCTACCAGACGAGATCGCCAGCCAGCAGATCAATCGGGAACTGGCGCTGGCTAACTACGCCACCATGTCCGGGATCTATGCCCAGACGGCGGCCTTGATCGAAAACGCTGCCGCCATGGGACAAGCCTTTGACGCCGCCAAGAACGACGACTCCTTCTATCTGCCGCCGGAGGCTTTTGACAACCCAGATTTCCAGCGCGGCCTGAAATTGTTCCTGTCGGCAGACGGTAAGGCGGCTCGGATGATCATCTCCCATGAAGGCGATCCCGCCACCCCCGAAGGCATTTCGCATATCGACGCGATCAAGCAGGCGGCCCACGAGGCCGTGAAGGGCACTCCCATGGCGGGTGCTGGGATCTATCTGGCCGGCACGGCCGCCACCTTCAAGGACATTCAAGACGGCGCCACCTACGACCTCCTGATCGCCGGAATAGCCGCGCTGAGCTTGATTTTGCTCATCATGATGATCATTACCCGAAGCCTGGTTGCGGCGCTGGTGATCGTGGGCACGGTGGCGCTGTCGTTGGGCGCTTCTTTTGGCCTGTCCGTGCTGGTGTGGCAGCATCTTCTCGGTATCCAGTTGTACTGGATCGTGCTCGCGCTGGCCGTCATCCTGCTCCTGGCCGTGGGATCGGACTATAACTTGCTGCTGATTTCCCGATTCAAGGAGGAGATCGGTGCAGGTTTGAACACCGGCATCATCCGTGCGATGGCCGGCACCGGCGGGGTGGTGACCGCTGCCGGCCTGGTGTTCGCCGCCACTATGTCTTCGTTCGTGTTCAGTGATTTGCGGGTCCTCGGTCAGATCGGGACCACCATTGGTCTTGGGCTGCTGTTCGACACGCTGGTGGTGCGCGCGTTCATGACCCCGTCCATCGCGGTGCTGCTCGGGCGCTGGTTCTGGTGGCCGCAACGAGTGCGCCCGCGCCCTGCCAGCAGGATGCTTCGGCCGTACGGCCCGCGGCCCGTGGTTCGTGAATTGCTGCTGCGCGAGGGCAACGATGACCCGAGAACTCAGGTGGCTACCCACCGTTAA
- the ilvA gene encoding threonine dehydratase IlvA, with amino-acid sequence MSAELSQSPSSSPLFSLSGADIDRAAKRIAPVVTPTPLQPSDRLSAITGATVYLKREDLQTVRSYKLRGAYNLLVQLSDEELAAGVVCSSAGNHAQGFAYACRCLGVHGRVYVPAKTPKQKRDRIRYHGGEFIDLIVGGSTYDLAAAAALEDVERTGATLVPPFDDLRTIAGQGTIAVEVLGQLEDEPDLVVVPVGGGGCIAGITTYLAERTTNTAVLGVEPAGAAAMMAALAAGEPVTLDHVDQFVDGAAVNRAGTLTYAALAAAGDMVSLTTVDEGAVCTAMLDLYQNEGIIAEPAGALSVAGLLEADIEPGSTVVCLISGGNNDVSRYGEVLERSLVHLGLKHYFLVDFPQEPGALRRFLDDVLGPNDDITLFEYVKRNNRETGEALVGIELGSAADLDGLLARMRATDIHVEALEPGSPAYRYLL; translated from the coding sequence GTGTCCGCCGAACTGAGCCAGAGCCCGAGCAGCTCGCCGCTGTTTTCACTATCTGGGGCAGACATCGACCGTGCCGCCAAGCGGATCGCACCGGTAGTCACGCCCACCCCGTTGCAACCTAGCGATCGGTTGTCGGCGATCACTGGCGCCACGGTCTACCTCAAGCGCGAAGACTTGCAGACGGTGCGCTCTTATAAGCTACGCGGAGCGTACAACCTGTTGGTGCAGTTGTCCGATGAGGAACTGGCCGCGGGCGTGGTGTGTTCTTCTGCGGGCAACCACGCGCAGGGCTTCGCGTATGCGTGTCGCTGTCTGGGTGTGCACGGCCGGGTCTACGTACCTGCCAAAACCCCCAAGCAGAAGCGTGACCGGATCCGCTACCACGGCGGGGAGTTCATCGACCTGATCGTGGGTGGGTCGACCTATGATCTGGCTGCGGCGGCGGCCCTTGAGGACGTGGAACGCACCGGGGCCACGCTGGTACCGCCGTTTGACGACCTGCGCACCATCGCCGGCCAGGGCACGATAGCCGTCGAAGTGCTTGGCCAGCTCGAGGACGAGCCGGACCTGGTGGTGGTCCCGGTGGGTGGCGGCGGCTGCATCGCGGGGATCACCACCTACCTGGCCGAGCGGACGACCAACACCGCGGTGCTGGGCGTCGAGCCGGCTGGTGCGGCCGCCATGATGGCCGCGCTCGCGGCGGGCGAGCCGGTGACGCTGGACCATGTCGACCAGTTCGTCGACGGCGCCGCGGTGAACCGGGCGGGCACGCTGACCTATGCCGCGCTAGCCGCCGCCGGCGACATGGTTTCGCTCACCACCGTCGACGAGGGTGCGGTGTGCACGGCGATGCTCGATCTGTATCAGAACGAGGGCATCATCGCCGAACCGGCCGGTGCCCTGTCGGTCGCCGGTCTGTTGGAAGCCGACATCGAGCCCGGGTCCACCGTGGTGTGCCTGATTTCGGGCGGCAACAACGACGTGTCCCGTTACGGGGAGGTGTTGGAGCGCTCGCTGGTCCACCTGGGCCTCAAGCACTATTTCCTGGTCGACTTCCCGCAGGAGCCCGGTGCGCTGCGCCGGTTTCTCGACGACGTGCTCGGACCCAACGACGACATCACCTTGTTCGAGTACGTCAAGCGCAACAACCGGGAGACCGGTGAGGCGCTGGTGGGTATCGAGCTGGGATCGGCCGCGGATCTAGACGGTCTGCTGGCCCGGATGCGGGCGACCGACATTCACGTCGAGGCGTTGGAACCGGGGTCGCCGGCTTACCGCTATCTGCTGTAG
- the vapB11 gene encoding antitoxin VapB11 (part of toxin-antitoxin (TA) operon with Rv1561), with translation MYRWCMSRTNIDIDDELAAEVMRRFGLTTKRAAVDLALRRLVGSPLSREFLLGLEGVGWEGDLDDLRSDRPD, from the coding sequence GTGTATCGTTGGTGTATGTCGCGCACCAACATCGACATCGATGACGAACTTGCCGCCGAGGTCATGCGCAGGTTCGGTCTGACCACCAAGAGGGCGGCGGTCGACCTTGCCCTACGACGGTTGGTCGGGTCGCCGTTGAGCCGTGAGTTTCTGCTCGGGCTGGAAGGCGTCGGCTGGGAAGGCGACCTGGATGACTTGCGAAGCGATCGCCCAGACTGA
- the vapC11 gene encoding ribonuclease VapC11 (toxin, part of toxin-antitoxin (TA) operon with Rv1560, contains PIN domain) — MILIDTSAWVEYFRATGSIAAVEVRRLLSEEAARIAMCEPIAMEILSGALDDNTHTTLERLVNGLPSLNVDDAIDFRAAAGIYRAARRAGETVRSINDCLIAALAIRHGARIVHRDADFDVIARITNLQAASFR, encoded by the coding sequence ATGATCCTCATCGACACATCGGCCTGGGTGGAGTACTTCCGTGCCACCGGATCAATCGCCGCTGTCGAAGTACGCCGGCTGCTGTCCGAAGAAGCAGCGCGAATCGCTATGTGTGAGCCCATTGCGATGGAAATCTTGAGTGGCGCGCTCGACGACAACACCCACACGACGCTAGAGCGGCTCGTGAATGGCTTGCCGTCGTTGAACGTTGATGACGCGATTGACTTTCGTGCTGCCGCGGGTATCTATCGCGCCGCCCGGCGCGCCGGCGAAACGGTTCGAAGCATCAACGACTGCCTCATAGCGGCGCTCGCGATCCGCCACGGTGCGCGTATCGTCCACCGTGACGCCGACTTTGATGTGATTGCCCGGATTACCAACCTGCAGGCCGCATCGTTTCGGTGA
- the treZ gene encoding malto-oligosyltrehalose trehalohydrolase (previously called glgZ) yields the protein MPEFRVWAPKPALVRLDVNGAVHAMTRSADGWWHTTVAAPADARYGYLLDDDPTVLPDPRSARQPDGVHARSQRWEPPGQFGAARTDTGWPGRSVEGAVIYELHIGTFTTAGTFDAAIEKLDYLVDLGIDFVELMPVNSFAGTRGWGYDGVLWYSVHEPYGGPDGLVRFIDACHARRLGVLIDAVFNHLGPSGNYLPRFGPYLSSASNPWGDGINIAGADSDEVRHYIIDCALRWMRDFHADGLRLDAVHALVDTTAVHVLEELANATRWLSGQLGRPLSLIAETDRNDPRLITRPSHGGYGITAQWNDDIHHAIHTAVSGERQGYYADFGSLATLAYTLRNGYFHAGTYSSFRRRRHGRALDTSAIPATRLLAYTCTHDQVGNRALGDRPSQYLTGGQLAIKAALTLGSPYTAMLFMGEEWGASSPFQFFCSHPEPELAHSTVAGRKEEFAEHGWAADDIPDPQDPQTFQRCKLNWAEAGSGEHARLHRFYRDLIALRHNEADLADPWLDHLMVDYDEQQRWVVMRRGQLMIACNLGAEPTCVPVSGELVLAWESPIIGDNSTELAAYSLAILRAAEPA from the coding sequence ATGCCTGAATTCCGAGTATGGGCACCCAAACCCGCGCTGGTCCGGCTCGACGTGAACGGTGCGGTACATGCGATGACCCGCTCAGCCGACGGCTGGTGGCACACGACGGTGGCGGCGCCGGCGGACGCCCGCTACGGATACCTACTCGACGACGACCCCACCGTGCTACCCGACCCGCGATCGGCCCGCCAACCCGACGGGGTGCACGCACGCTCCCAGCGGTGGGAGCCGCCCGGCCAGTTTGGTGCTGCCCGGACCGACACTGGCTGGCCGGGGCGGTCGGTCGAGGGCGCGGTGATCTACGAGTTGCACATCGGCACGTTCACCACGGCTGGCACGTTCGACGCCGCCATCGAAAAGCTGGATTACCTGGTCGATCTCGGAATCGACTTCGTCGAGCTGATGCCGGTCAATTCCTTTGCCGGAACCCGCGGTTGGGGATATGACGGTGTGCTGTGGTACAGCGTGCACGAACCCTACGGCGGCCCCGACGGTCTGGTCCGGTTCATCGACGCATGCCATGCCCGTCGTTTGGGCGTGTTGATCGACGCGGTGTTCAACCATCTCGGCCCATCGGGCAACTACCTGCCGCGATTCGGCCCGTACCTGTCGTCGGCCAGCAACCCGTGGGGGGACGGCATCAATATCGCCGGCGCCGACTCCGACGAGGTTCGCCACTATATCATCGACTGCGCGCTGCGATGGATGCGCGACTTCCACGCCGACGGCTTGCGGTTGGACGCCGTGCATGCACTGGTGGACACCACCGCCGTGCATGTCCTCGAGGAGCTTGCCAACGCGACCCGCTGGCTGTCAGGCCAGTTGGGCCGTCCGTTGTCGCTGATCGCCGAAACCGACCGAAACGACCCGCGGCTGATCACCCGGCCCAGCCATGGCGGCTACGGGATCACCGCCCAATGGAATGACGACATCCATCACGCCATCCATACCGCGGTATCCGGTGAGCGGCAAGGCTACTATGCGGATTTCGGCTCGCTGGCCACTCTCGCGTACACGCTGCGCAACGGCTACTTCCACGCCGGCACGTATTCGTCGTTCCGGCGTCGTCGGCACGGGCGTGCATTGGACACTTCTGCGATCCCGGCCACCAGGCTGCTCGCCTACACCTGCACCCACGACCAAGTCGGCAACCGCGCTCTCGGCGACCGCCCATCGCAATACCTGACCGGTGGCCAGCTCGCGATCAAGGCGGCGTTGACCCTTGGATCTCCCTATACCGCAATGCTTTTCATGGGCGAAGAGTGGGGGGCCTCCAGCCCGTTTCAGTTCTTTTGCTCACATCCCGAACCGGAACTGGCCCATAGCACCGTGGCAGGACGCAAGGAGGAGTTCGCCGAACATGGCTGGGCCGCGGACGACATTCCGGACCCGCAGGACCCGCAGACATTCCAGCGCTGCAAGCTGAACTGGGCCGAAGCCGGCTCCGGCGAACACGCCAGGTTGCACCGGTTTTATCGCGATCTGATCGCTTTGCGGCACAACGAGGCCGACCTTGCGGACCCCTGGCTGGACCACCTTATGGTCGACTACGACGAGCAGCAACGCTGGGTTGTGATGCGCCGCGGCCAGCTGATGATCGCCTGCAACCTTGGTGCCGAGCCAACCTGCGTGCCGGTCAGCGGTGAGCTGGTGCTGGCCTGGGAGTCGCCGATTATCGGCGATAATTCCACCGAGCTAGCAGCGTATTCGCTTGCGATACTGCGGGCTGCGGAGCCGGCCTGA
- the treY gene encoding maltooligosyl trehalose synthase, whose protein sequence is MAFPVISTYRVQMRGRSNGFGFTFADAENLLDYLDDLGVSHLYLSPILTAVGGSTHGYDVTDPTTVSPELGGSDGLARLSAAARSRGMGLIVDIVPSHVGVGKPEQNAWWWDVLKFGRSSAYAEFFDIDWELGDGRIILPLLGSDSDVANLRVDGDLLRLGDLALPVAPGSGDGTGPAVHDRQHYRLVGWRHGLCGYRRFFSITSLAGLRQEDRAVFDASHAEVARWFTEGLVDGVRVDHLDGLSDPSGYLAQLRELLGPNAWIVVEKILAVDEALEPTLPVDGSTGYDVLREIGGVLVDPQGESPLTALVESAGVDYQEMPAMLADLKVHAAVHTLASELRRLRRCIAAAAGADHPLLPAAVAALLRHIGRYRCDYPGQAAVLPCALAETHSTTPQLAPGLQLIAAAVARGGEPAVRLQQLCGAVSAKAVEDCMFYRDARLVSLNEVGGEPRRFGVGAAEFHHRAATRARLWPRSMTTLSTHDTKRGEDVRARIGVLSQVPWLWAKFIGHAQAIAPAPDAVTGQFLWQNVFGVWPVSGEVSAALRGRLHTYAEKAIREAAWHTSWHNPNRAFEDDVHGWLDLVLDGPLASELTGLVAHLNSHAESDALAAKLLALTVPGVPDVYQGSELWDDSLVDPDNRRPVDYGTRRVALKALQHPKIRVLAAALRLRRTHPESFLGGAYHPVFAAGPAADHVVAFRRGDDILVAVTRWTVRLQQTGWDHTVLPLPDGSWTDALTGFTASGHTPAVELFADLPVVLLVRDNA, encoded by the coding sequence ATGGCATTTCCGGTTATTTCCACTTACCGGGTGCAGATGCGCGGTCGGTCGAACGGATTCGGGTTCACCTTCGCCGATGCCGAGAACCTGCTGGACTACCTCGACGACCTCGGGGTATCGCATCTGTACCTGTCCCCCATTTTGACGGCGGTCGGCGGGTCGACCCACGGCTATGACGTCACCGATCCGACGACGGTGTCACCCGAGCTTGGTGGCTCTGACGGCCTAGCGCGGTTATCCGCGGCGGCGCGGTCGCGGGGCATGGGCCTGATCGTCGACATCGTGCCCAGCCATGTCGGCGTCGGCAAGCCCGAGCAGAACGCGTGGTGGTGGGATGTCTTGAAGTTCGGCCGGTCCTCGGCGTATGCCGAGTTCTTCGACATCGACTGGGAGCTAGGTGATGGCCGGATCATCCTGCCGCTATTGGGCTCCGACAGCGACGTTGCCAACCTCAGAGTCGACGGCGACCTGCTGCGGCTGGGCGACCTGGCGCTGCCCGTCGCCCCCGGCAGCGGGGACGGCACCGGCCCCGCTGTGCACGACCGCCAGCACTATCGGCTGGTCGGATGGCGGCACGGGCTGTGCGGCTACCGCCGTTTCTTCTCGATCACCTCGTTGGCCGGCCTGCGCCAGGAAGACCGCGCTGTGTTCGACGCCAGCCACGCAGAGGTCGCTCGCTGGTTCACCGAAGGACTCGTCGACGGCGTGCGCGTCGACCACCTCGACGGACTATCCGATCCCAGCGGATACTTGGCCCAGCTGCGCGAACTGCTCGGCCCGAACGCCTGGATCGTGGTCGAAAAAATCCTGGCGGTCGACGAGGCGTTAGAGCCCACGCTGCCAGTGGACGGCTCCACCGGCTATGACGTGCTGCGCGAAATAGGTGGCGTCCTCGTTGACCCCCAAGGAGAGTCACCACTGACAGCGCTGGTCGAATCGGCCGGTGTGGACTATCAGGAGATGCCGGCGATGTTGGCCGACCTCAAGGTGCACGCGGCCGTCCATACGTTGGCCAGTGAGCTTCGCCGATTGCGGCGATGCATCGCGGCGGCGGCCGGCGCCGATCATCCGCTGTTGCCCGCGGCGGTGGCTGCACTGCTGCGCCACATCGGACGCTATCGCTGTGATTACCCCGGCCAAGCCGCCGTCCTACCCTGCGCGTTGGCTGAAACCCATTCGACAACACCACAATTGGCACCTGGACTGCAGCTGATTGCCGCAGCTGTGGCCCGCGGTGGCGAACCAGCCGTACGCCTGCAACAACTGTGCGGCGCGGTGAGCGCCAAGGCCGTCGAAGACTGTATGTTCTACCGTGATGCCCGGCTGGTGTCACTCAATGAAGTGGGCGGAGAACCGCGCCGGTTTGGTGTGGGCGCCGCGGAGTTTCATCACCGGGCCGCCACCCGTGCTCGGTTGTGGCCACGGTCCATGACGACACTGTCCACCCACGACACCAAACGCGGCGAGGACGTGCGTGCCCGCATCGGCGTGCTGTCCCAAGTGCCGTGGCTGTGGGCCAAGTTCATCGGCCACGCCCAAGCCATTGCGCCCGCCCCTGATGCCGTGACTGGACAGTTTCTGTGGCAGAACGTCTTCGGAGTGTGGCCAGTGAGTGGAGAGGTCAGCGCCGCGCTGCGCGGCCGGCTGCACACTTACGCCGAGAAGGCGATCCGGGAGGCGGCATGGCACACCTCGTGGCACAACCCGAACCGGGCGTTCGAGGACGACGTGCACGGCTGGCTTGATCTGGTGCTCGACGGACCGCTGGCGTCCGAGCTGACCGGACTTGTGGCCCACCTCAACTCGCATGCCGAAAGCGACGCGCTGGCCGCTAAGCTGCTCGCGTTGACCGTGCCTGGCGTACCCGACGTCTACCAGGGCAGCGAACTGTGGGACGACAGCCTGGTCGACCCGGACAACCGCCGTCCCGTCGACTACGGCACCCGGCGTGTCGCTCTGAAAGCCTTGCAGCACCCTAAGATTCGGGTGTTGGCCGCGGCGCTTCGACTGCGGCGCACCCATCCGGAGAGCTTCCTGGGCGGCGCATACCATCCGGTGTTCGCCGCCGGGCCGGCCGCCGACCACGTCGTTGCGTTCCGCCGCGGTGACGACATCCTGGTCGCGGTGACCCGCTGGACGGTGCGCCTGCAGCAAACCGGCTGGGACCACACCGTACTGCCCCTACCCGACGGGTCGTGGACAGATGCCCTCACCGGATTCACGGCCAGTGGGCACACGCCGGCCGTCGAGCTGTTCGCGGATCTGCCTGTGGTGCTGCTGGTGCGCGACAATGCCTGA